The nucleotide sequence ATTGACTCACTTTCTTAAAGATTAGGTAGcttcttttataatttcttcTCAATGGATTATCAATTAGCAATGTTGTAGCTATTATTTTTGGTGCCTGAATTCAATATGCAACTATGTATTCATATTCAGACTTCTTCATACAATTAGAAATaagtcttactgtgttatcacacttgcacattaaaattttaatatgattcacattaattgtcgctggtgagagtccaaatgtgtaatttgtgtgtttgaatcattttatattcaaaatttgatctatttgttgataaaaaggtagacttggcccgcaaaatttgatataaattgatttatagcattaatgcgaaaaattaatgcgattttctctttaattttttaatgtgaaaaatatttatgctttaggtaaatttaaacttatttttgcaggccaagaccacttctttatcaataaatagaaaaaccccaaatattaagtgactcaaagacacaaataacatatttggacgcttacaagcgacaattaatgtgaatcataataaaattttaatgtgcaagtgtgataacgccgttatcgtgctatcacactatgatttttttcaatttgtaaatttaatttaattttcaaatgaattgttGCTCAATTCAATTTTGCTATTGTTGCTCAATagatgtggttgctcaaattaacttcaactcagcaaattaaaatattaaaattactcAATTATTCCGATTTTATTGGACTTAGGCGATATAGGCACCCTCATTTTCGTTGTTTTTTCTGCAAATGAGATCCAACTATGTGaagtagttcctcaaattcttcagtagcCATACTAAGAAAATTGTTGTGCCCAAAAAACCACCAGTTGCGATACATTTTATCAATGAATCCGTGAGCAGATCTCTCTTGGATCCATTTTTTGGCCCACAATCTCTTCCTTTACcttgagacacatttttatttaacatgtatcctacataaagtaggaaaatttcttcctcatcactggactcacttatttttctaataatgtaacaaaatcacaaatgacaaaataaaacaactggcAATCTTCGCGGCTTTGtttaatttagcaaatttatcacaaaaatgtgtcctggctatgaaaaatttcaagtggttCTCGCAATTTaaatgctcaatttgctgagttcaatttaaaattaaattgtgaaaaatcctagtgtgatagcactgctaggtaaaaattatttttttcaaaaacatctTTATGgaatgatttaatttaattgaattatttccaACTTATGATTCTGGAAAAATACCGGTGATTGAAACACTTTATCATATTTTGAGTCTCCCACAAAGTTTGGGTTACTGCATCGAAGttagaggaaaaaaatgttctcAACACGTGTgattattcccttgctctggtgagaaTATTTCTGTGATATCTGGTGATATCAAATATTTTCCGACGGGTTATACAAGTCAAAAAGCGTCGGGAAAATCGTGCagcttaaaatattataatttataaaaaaaaatagaaggacTAGGcaacattaattttaaaaattaagtccTCATGCTATTGTAATTGTTGATACATTATTTGAATTAGTACCCACATAAAGAGTTTCAcagttgaaaaataaacataaacttTGAAAGACAAAATGCTGAAACCACATTTGcgaatacaaattttaaaaataagcaatTAAAACGtcttaaagtcaaaattggtGAAATTTGTAAAAGTGCTATTCGTTTGAAGCTAAACACCGTATTGGAATATAATctgataaaaatgtaatttatggACTATTATAAACCTCATAACATTCCTTAtcaaatgcaaaagaaaaaacgtaAAATACTTACTCTTTTGGTTCTCGAGATGTCTTTGTTGAAATGTGTGGAAATCGGAAAAGCAGTCAAAAAATTATGGCAACTTTTAGCTAGCGATGCGtttcgatttatttaaaatcttcaGGCTCTATAAAGGAAAGATAGAAAAAATGTACAGattgaatgagaaaaaaaataaaaaataaaaattggtctgAGGAAAAAACGACTTATAAATGTCTTCAGACATAAATTAGCTCAATTAACATTATGAAAATATCATAAGCATTTTCGCATTAAATCTTTCTTATAAAAAATTGCATGTTTTTTCCAacgtgaaaatatttaaaagtgatAAAGTGGTTGCTAATTTGTGTGAGTTTGGTAATAATCTTTAATATactgttctttttttaataaaaaatcttatGATTGTTTTCATAATGTGAATGGGCTTATACAGTGCTTCTTGTTTTCGTATTATAAGGTTTACGCAAATGCAGAGAATTTTTGGCCATTTAATAAAGtcgtaaaattaaatttttgaataaataataaattttccttttgaagaattaaattggttcagtaaaatttcaaatatgtattattatttgatcatcaaaagaaaaaaatgattttgcctTGATCGGGTGAAAAGgcaatgaaatcaaaattgaaccgctcagagcaaaaatggaccgttttaatagggaaatgcctTTAATGGAGACCACTTTTGCTTTGATCGTCTCAATTCTAAGCTTATTTccgtaaatttttaaattcaaagtatataacaattttaaaaaaatcaaaaatttaaagttgttgcAAAGAATtacattttatcaataaaaagtcaaatttgagcagtattaaatgaatttgaaaaaaaaaacaataaattgaaaaatttttatttaaagctgTTTACgaataattcttaaaattaagaaaattatgaaaatttaattccaatcaattattatataatttgtGCAATTCATGAGGACTCCTTAGTATTCTTTTTGTAATCTGTCTGTGAAGTCAATCTCACATTTCTTAAGCAAAAATATGTCATAAACGTAAATTAAGTtgctaaattttgttaaatatattgcaattataaatttaaaagggAGTGAAGTCAAATGAAAGTTAATTTATCCCTGCgcttttttctgagaaattggtGCCTATGTTCCAGTTCAGGAGTAgaaaatttctaataatttaacttcatatttttcaggTAAAATAACTTATCAAAGGTCAAAAATTTAACCAAGGAAAAATAAAGAGCTTTTCATTTAAACTACAACCATATAATTatgttatatattttaaaatatacctaTTTTTGCGAAGATTTAAGTGTTTTACTgacgaaaatttaatattttactgctcatttttaattttttactctggtgcacttgtttttttttttaataatttttggagCTGCCTCATttttccgacgctcaccggctTTCCATTTCCACTAttatttttctctgattttttaggaaaaccgGGATATGatataaataacaaaatttttaataagtaATTTACCCTCTACCCTTGAGGATTAAAACACATGTGTTTCCATTAATTAATATTAGCGATTTATTGTGGTAATCGTGGTAATATTACTCTTTTATTAATTCTGATGCTTTCAATTCAGATTATAGTAAAATTAtgataattatgtgaaagtcgaaattgggattttttaataattttttttacattaaaatgaGTTCATCTTGAACAACAAATTGAtaagaattttaagaaaatcgAAGACGGAAAGTGAATAAATTACAACGGCCATGTTTTTCGTGGGCGGGACTTTCTCTTTTATGGATTTTCTCCCTTTTTCTCTCATTCCACGTGTTTGTAGTTTGTACGCATGGCAAAATATAAATGAAGCAATTTTACAAGAATAGTATCTTGATCTTGAATAGTATTTAAATGTAGCGTTTAATAACTAAATGTAACAAAAAGCtatacacttatgaaattcatgtcatttaactctttcgttttTTTACCGTGCTATcgcactaggattttttcaatttgccaattcaatttaattttcagatggaTTGTTCCTATGAGTaattttgcattcaaaatcaattaaatagatagtttttcacctttttttattgacataaactaatatttgatccacaaaaagacttttaaataagttaaaatagtataaatgtggttgctcaaattaatgtgaattcagcaaattaaaatgttaaatttgctcattaatttcatttttatttcatttaaacaaATAGTCTTTTTAAACCAAATtattcacacagaaaaatggaaaatttttaaacagaaacacccaggaatttaatttcaaattccatccaatgaatgccaatgctctaattctaaatccttgatcaattagttttagttgcaatttgcaaatcagtagacatttttcattttccagctaatgctgaacttaagttcccgatctcttagctTGAAAGAGCtaaggattctagcccatttttttcgctcagagcttctaaacttaaacgcctcggggattcacatccaatttaagttcccaggatctgatatattcttaaatttagagtcaaaatttttctgtgtgttcttattaaattattttactctaattaatattatttatgggcaaaacaaaatgaaataaaatgttttagtgataaacttgcatgAAACGAAGCTtgagtatcgggagtaattcattaagttcctccaaagccattcgaaggaTATTGTTGTGTTAAGAAATCTCAGTTAGGAGTTGGGACTGGAAgaacttcatacagattttcaataaaactgcATGAGAGTCGCTGCATGAGCCCTTTCCCTACAAATCTTTTTTCTGGCCTTGGGGATCCTTGAATAACAGATaattgacttataagacattttaagtactatcacacatttttcggagtcattcacaataaaaaatctcgcggcactatttaaaattgagcaaatttcttgcaaaatgtgtcctggctgtgaggattttcaagtaaattctagaaatcttaatgctcaattggctcaattgaatttaaaattgaaacatGAAAAAATCCTAATAGCACCGTTAggactctgagtacacaaagtacccaaagcagcatatgaatattctgtgaaaaacaatgttttttaactAAAGAAATGATAAATTCCAAttattgtggatgattacaaacgataaggatgtccaaatgtaagatattttttgtaggacctcatttaattcctgagcttagatatttttgattaaaaaatgatgaaattggcttgcagcatatgctgcggtccggaaagggTTAATCCGGAAAATTCCCATTAGATCCCCTTATAAAGTCTTGCGTATTGAACGCAATTTCTTCAGAATTCTATGCAAAATACTGTTTCCTTCTTATGAAAAGAATTCTCAGACAAGTTAGCTTTATacttttattgagaaaattgcTGAATAGTTTACTGTTTTaggaaaaattgatgaaaaacatCCAATTTGCCTGGAACGCAGGCAAATTGGGGATGAAAAGCATTTTGCACACAGAATTAGGAATGAAATAAGACTACTTTCTATATGATTCGATGGAGAAATACTTAATGCAtagttattaataataattactcACCAAGTAATGCAATTTATCACTAcattcttgaaaattttcttggGAAAATCCGCATCACTTTTTTTCCATTTGTCCGTGGAGGTTCAAACAAAACACACAACACGCACTCTATGATGAAATTCATATTGAGAACACTGCCATCTGTTGTTAAACATTACAAAGTTAGCTAGCATAGATTATTTTCTatgattttctatgttttttatgTATATATTCATCCgccaattttttgttttttattgtattttcgtgttttgtttttcttttcttaaaaaaaaaattgtaaaaactttgtgaattttgtaataattatgTCTCAAAGCTCCCAGTATTCTACCAAATCTgagaaattgaggaaaaatGCCCTAAAACCAGGAGAATGCCAAAAAGTGAGGTTAATCATAACAAAAACATGCCGGGTAAATAACAAATATCCTGGGATTTCTTCCAGTACATCACAGTTGAGATTGATCCTGGAATTGTGTCAGATAATTGTGGATCTCTACTCAACCAGGAACTTTCTCAGGGAGGTTTCAATACCGAAATAAATTCCCAAATTCTTCCAATGACAATCACTTGGAGGAGAAACCTTGAGGGTTTCTCTGAATCCACAGAAGAAATGGTGCTGCATGTGATCCTGGGGCAGGATATGCTTCAGAATGTTAAAGAGGGAAGCTTCAGAAGAAGAATTGAGAGTCTGAAGGAACTCTACCCTGGCAAGAGCATTGTGATTTTACTTTATGGACTCAAAGACACATTTCGAAAGAGCGATAGATCCGTCTCCCGGAATGATATTGAAGTGAGTCTCGTGGAAGCTCAGATTCTTCACAATTGCTGCCACAGATTAGTAGAGAATCCCGCGGAATTGGCTGCCACAGCGGCGCAATTTAGCAAGAGTGTCGCTGAAACCCCATTCAAGTAAGATTTTTAGGGCTGTATCCTTTTAAATTTAGGCTAATCTTGGGAAATTTCAGGAGAGAGGAGTTAGAAAAGGCTCTCAATGAGGACTTCTACTTTGGCAATAACAGCCGAGATAATGTAAAGATTCAAAACGGCGTTGGATACTCGCGTCTCTGGCAGGAGCATCTCATTAAATTTCCTCAGGTTACTCTCGAAATTGCACAAGCCATTTCAGGAGAATACCCATTGCCTCGACTTCTGGCTGATGTAAGTCCTTCAGAAGGATTTACGTTTGGAAAATTtccatatttatttttttttaggcattagATACTTCGGAAGATCCTGAGAATCTCCTTGCGGACATTCCGGTCAGGAGATCAGGTGGTCCTCTAGCTGCTCAACGGAAGGTTGGTCAGGAACTCAgcaagaaaatttttacaatgtATACCACGGAGAATCCTGATGatgttgtttaaaaaaataaaaacgttttaggaattttctctaaatgatttaattttatttgaaatttttaaatacagtCTTTCCtgacagattttttttccattttatgaggcattaattttagttcataaatttccaaatggaataattaaaaatctatttagtgaatttccaggtaaaaaaatatcttctccCAAATTACATTTTATGATCATCGTTTCAATCGCTTATCTTCTGTATTTATGAAACATTTTTGTCCACGATAGTTTTAATTGAAAGATAATGATGTGCCTTTGAGCTTTaggaataatttctaaatttaaatttttcttctaattttaaaatcagTTTTTCTCTAATCAATCGACTCCAAAAACCCGTAGAGCATATGCATCATGCTTATGCAGAGGGCATTCTAAAAGTCAGGGCTGTATCCTTCACTTTGTGAGAGGATTTTACGCGAGTTTCTCTCCGTGACATTTTCTCCTATTCCTCCCAAATCCCTTCTCTCTGTAtccacgaatatcggagagaatcaggcgaattttctcactttcttgtggttttatataaattttctgaaaattgtcaaatagggtaagttgcataaattggaacaatttccagaggctcgaactttgatacaagattaaagacattataaatacatttttccctgatgacatacataaatttgctccttgattcttctagaatattaccgtttcatggaaattcttgagaaacagtttgaaaagttcttaaatacaagaaaaatacgtgagtgcaaaacaatataatttggacagggtgggtacaagttggacgtgggaatttggacaatgcgtaggggaaggttgtgcaagtttcaagattttttactgaatgccatacacactgaatcaattgtaccactagggtaaagtgtataattaaaaagtaaaaaacattaaggcttagatatatattatttattaaatctttttcttggatattttaattttcttgctttgctccttttcttcttttattttgaacctttcttcctgtttctgaagtctaattctttttttttcttgcatagcctcttcttttagttttctttaatcatacgaattgtcacaaagaacttcaaacatgaatttaaaaactccatagaataataatagatacctgtccacctttgggcgaaagcattacacccgtttcgtcaagattaaagacacgatcaggaggaagttccagaagatctttggattttaaatattcatgagttttctcaaaccactcagtgatgtcctcagtggtaataccagctctttgggttgtgtatgcttctggtgtacgaagtctcaattctgggtatctgttcaaaaagctcttgaaccaagagtatcctggccttccatcggtgaactcgttgacaatcttgaacttcttacaaataatttgcagtGTTGATgacttgatcttttgttataggatgccacttgtcactgcatcctaaaatccattcaacgagctcatcttctatatcttttggtagcgtaggaggccttcccccagagcattcttccggacatttcccggtcagcttattaaaaagtgttgtccttggcaccccaaataatactgacacctgacttagtgactttccttgacgaaaagcttccagtgctttgttcacttggtcttgagtataggatttgtactttttcaatttatttgcctttttacccatctgaaataaaaagaaaacccctgcaatacaatcgtatctccggatgtccaacttgtcacttttgctcacgcttcaaataagcactttttcttcatacagttagtaattatatcaaataaaaccattacgtactgttaactatcgagattaaacactttattccactaaaatttgccagaaatattgagaaatgtcaacagaaccgaaaaaccaaagtcactcttcttgtgtttttattaggaaaaaatggccgatccatgtatttttttcgacggtgaaaagttacactgtcaattgaggtgagaattttatacgttaaatcttattcatatcacttcgaagaaccctaactaaaagtgtcacggaagaaccaagtggcagccgctgccacttatcggattttacataatattttaatatttttacatatattttaacatttggagcctcagtcagttcttttctggtgtctgaatcagaaatttcacctccttgggtactgtatctaaagatttttaccCATttgatgttttcatttttatcagaatcatggcgtcagggaaagtggtctgcctttgaatgcggcagcctttgaatatttcaatttttctcttatttttcaaagcaaaaattctacatatgaacaatagttaatactattaactattttctattaacttcgcttaacaaaatggattttgagctttgggaagtaagagaaaaattgaataattcccataattattcatatttcatacatatttcccaattcaatatttcccataattcttctcaataatttgcaaaaacactttcaatttgttcttttaaggcttttatacactaacaatcaagaaaattacatctgcagaacgtaaaactcccatataaaatgcatatggcagcaactgccacttggtccttccgagtgcagttttttgtttttgcaatatatttacattaatatttaatttttattaaaaattttataacgaaaaaatagccagataaattctgcacgcattcaatcgggtctccaggcgaaataatatattcttcactataaagaataaaattgaaaattaaattggcagcggctgccactagggtccttccaagtgttaaaaaaaaatacttcattgaaatttacaatataaatttgtttatatttataatattatatttaaaaaccatttcaaGACTTAAAAACCGcgtttttatttgcttattttatatgtaaattAATCACACTCTCACCGGAAATACCACTCGGGAATTCTCCCCGGTTTTTGATGAGAAAATCTCCAATagaaaatttcgtggataccaaAGAGGCTAGTTCCACACGTAGTGTTGGCTTTTGcccttttcccacaaaatcaaactctcacatctggagAATACGGCCCTGAACACCGGAAAGGTGAATCATTTTGCACCGTCTCCGCTTTTGCTCTTTCCGGACCGCGCAGCATATgctgtaagccaatttcactattttttagtcaaaaacatgctcagaaattaattgaggtcctgcaaaatatattttacatttggacatccttatagtttttaatcatccacaagaatcaaatttttatcagttctgaataattaaaaaaaaaaaaaacagtttttcactgaatatttcaTATGCTGCCACACCGAGTGCCAAGAGTCAAGAGACGAAAGAGAGGCAAAGAACGCAAAGAACTCCACCCACCCCCCAAAAAGGAATCGTTTATTTCAAGGGCTACCGCAGAGGATGACTCATTCTAGGCGCCAACGAGACTTGCGCTGAGAATTGATCAAACACGCAAAAGAGGacattaaataaaacatatgctgcattgaatatttttcttttatttttcttcaagtGGAAAGATGAAAATTTGGCGGGAATCCCCCCGCAGAGAGCCTCTTGgcatgaaaaatttaatattcctcAGCTCCTTCATTTTCACCCTCGCCGGAATCCATGCCAACTTCCTCGTAGTCCTTCTCGAGGGCAGCCAAATCCTCACGGGCCTCGGAGAATTCACCCTCCTCCATGCCCTCGCCTACGTACCAGTGCACGAAAGCACGCTTGGCGTACATGAGATCGAACTTGTGATCCAGCCTGGCCCAGGCCTCGGCGATGGCCGTGGTATTGGACAACATGCAAACAGCACGCTGCACCTTGGCCAGATCTCCGCCGGGAACGACAGTTGGGGGCTGGTAGTTGATGCCCACCTTGAAGCCAGTTGGACACCAGTCCACGAACTGGATGGTGCGCTTGGTCTTGATGGTGGCGATGGCTGCATTGACATCCTTGGGCACCACATCTCCGCGGTACAACATGCAGCAAGCCATGTACTTGCCGTGACGAGGATCGCACTTGACCATCTGGTTGGCTGGCTCAAAGCAGGCATTGGTGATCTCAGCCACGCTCAGCTGCTCGTGGTAGGCCTTCTCGGCGCTGATCACTGGCGCGTAGGTGACCAGGGGGAAGTGGATGCGTGGGTAGGGCACCAGATTGGTCTGGAACTCAGTGAGATCGACATTGAGGGCACCATCGAAGCGCAGGGAGGCCGTGATGGATGACACAATCTGCCCAATCAGCCTGTTGAGATTGGTGTAGGTGGGGCGCTCAATATCCAAATTGCGGCGGCAGATGTCGTAGATGGCCTCATTGTCCACCATGAAGGCGCAGTCCGAGTGCTCGAGGGTAGTGTGGGTGGTGAGGATGGAGTTGTAGGGCTCCACGACAGCCGTGGACACCTGCGGGGCTGGGTAGATGGCAAATTCCAGCTTGGACTTCTTGCCATAGTCCACAGACAGGCGCTCCATGAGCAGGGACGTGAAGCCACTGCCGGTGCCGCCGCCGAAGGAATGGAAGATGAGGAAGCCCTGCAGTCCAGTGCACTGATCAGCCAGCTTGCGAATACGATCGAGTACCAAATCGACAATCTCCTTGCCAATGGTGTAGTGGCCTCTAGCGTAGTTGTTGGCAGCATCTTCCTTGCCCGTGATCAATTGTTCGGGATGGAAGAGCTGGCGGTAGGTGCCAGTGCGCACTTCATCCACCACAGTTGGCTCCAGATCAACAAACACAGCACGGGGTACGTGCTTGCCGGCCCCGGTTTCGCTGAAGAACGTGTTGAAGGAGTCATCGCCGCCGCCCACTGTCTTGTCTGACGGCATCTGCCCGTCCGGTTGGATTCCGTGCTCAAGGCAGTACAACTCCCAGCAAGCATTGCCGATCTGCACTCCAGCCTGCCCAACATGAACTGAGATACACTCACGCTgttggaagaaaaaaagaaaaatatccgttattttactgtttttttttctcagcaaATGACGCCCAAAAATGGCGGCCAATTTTCACAGCCGCCGCGCCCCAATTCTTTCTCCCTCAAATAACTCTTGCAATTGTATGAATATTCCTTTGAAACTCACCATGATTACAGATTAGAACTTCCTGAAGACGATCAGATGAGAATTTCTTGGAAATTTGGTAAAATTTGTTGCGCCTTTCGAAGATTGCGATGTCACTTCGTTATCCCGGTACAACAAAATGCTGGAGAATACAGAAGGCCACTGCGTTTTATAACATTTCCCCCACTTTAGTTTTACCTCCCCTCCAGGTGCATGTTAGTAGATGTGTGGCTGGCATGCAAGTGTCAGTTCCAGTCGCAAAATCCCAGCTGACCAAAGTTATTAACAACCAGCAGCTCTAGCTGGGTACCAGAATGTTAACAGCGCTGGTAACTATTTTGGGCCAGTGGAaagtagggtagagtaagtacttttcgccaccttaaggtttgacacgcttataattcttacactttttgtcgaaataaaatgaaattttgtgcacaaatgctttgaagcattgtctatctattgaaccaggagactttccgggaacttttgaatatctggttgaaaaagtacatttcctgcaacaatgcatgtttcagtgcTTTTCGCCACCTTTTAAACACTTTTCGCcattgtgtaagcactttttcgccacttattttaattgatttttaagaaacaccAGCTTTCGATAACCCCTAAAAGTACACGggacagtacttttcttatttaacaccgatattagatagttattagagtatttcgaatgattttttacaCATTTCTTATTTACGactaaaatcaattgaaaattacgcctgtttcaactaaattccgcgaggagcgccacttgtaaaatgcttggaaaaatgagtggcgaaaagtacttacacaaccgaaaaaagtaagccctatttcaccatatccgtatttctttattttttttgaaaaacattattaaaaaatgatattagaacaaagcttagttaataacggactgactttcagtga is from Phlebotomus papatasi isolate M1 chromosome 1, Ppap_2.1, whole genome shotgun sequence and encodes:
- the LOC129798557 gene encoding crossover junction endonuclease EME1, with the translated sequence MSQSSQYSTKSEKLRKNALKPGECQKYITVEIDPGIVSDNCGSLLNQELSQGGFNTEINSQILPMTITWRRNLEGFSESTEEMVLHVILGQDMLQNVKEGSFRRRIESLKELYPGKSIVILLYGLKDTFRKSDRSVSRNDIEVSLVEAQILHNCCHRLVENPAELAATAAQFSKSVAETPFKREELEKALNEDFYFGNNSRDNVKIQNGVGYSRLWQEHLIKFPQVTLEIAQAISGEYPLPRLLADALDTSEDPENLLADIPVRRSGGPLAAQRKVGQELSKKIFTMYTTENPDDVV
- the LOC129798558 gene encoding tubulin alpha-1 chain, with translation MRECISVHVGQAGVQIGNACWELYCLEHGIQPDGQMPSDKTVGGGDDSFNTFFSETGAGKHVPRAVFVDLEPTVVDEVRTGTYRQLFHPEQLITGKEDAANNYARGHYTIGKEIVDLVLDRIRKLADQCTGLQGFLIFHSFGGGTGSGFTSLLMERLSVDYGKKSKLEFAIYPAPQVSTAVVEPYNSILTTHTTLEHSDCAFMVDNEAIYDICRRNLDIERPTYTNLNRLIGQIVSSITASLRFDGALNVDLTEFQTNLVPYPRIHFPLVTYAPVISAEKAYHEQLSVAEITNACFEPANQMVKCDPRHGKYMACCMLYRGDVVPKDVNAAIATIKTKRTIQFVDWCPTGFKVGINYQPPTVVPGGDLAKVQRAVCMLSNTTAIAEAWARLDHKFDLMYAKRAFVHWYVGEGMEEGEFSEAREDLAALEKDYEEVGMDSGEGENEGAEEY